Proteins encoded in a region of the Panicum hallii strain FIL2 chromosome 3, PHallii_v3.1, whole genome shotgun sequence genome:
- the LOC112885707 gene encoding auxin response factor 14-like isoform X3 gives MSYETMFCARALCQMFDRNIHDGETEEKNCEMEDGDGEKKPWTSHMFCKTLTASDTSTHGGFSVPRRAAEDCFPPLDYEQLRPSQELVAKDLHGMKWRFRHIYRGQPRRHLLTTGWSSFINKKKLVSGDAVLFLRGNDGELRLGVRRAVQLKNEALLEAVSSTDSKLRTLSAVASSLENRSIFHICFNPRTGASEFIVPYCKFLKSLNCPLSIGMRFKVGCKNEDANQRSCGLISGINEVDSIRWPGSKWRCLQVKWDGDTKCNHQNRVSPWEIERVGSSISVPHCLSSSVSKRTKLCFPQGDLDAPILDGNGRPDSMETECFHWVLQGQELVRSRAQGVACSHSSDTPKCQSSYERRFSADVWNCKMNDAMSGLRHRNATGFAYQPLVFGESFRFSEVLQGQEMSRAVPSFPGAAFGARAQNGRIGSFDYVQRSAATQGYPLQQFNPPATEAHSPSSVLMVNQTTALQPELEGMANLGEANGSRYAPIATQREAETWPSAQQQRARENGSELFDATEASAPAAVTKPGLADRGVRQSSCRLFGFSLTDEILGAEEDGAKENYEAAQQTPRVLDLFGHGQSTPSALPLHALCAAPLGI, from the exons ATGAGCTACGAGACGATGTTTTGTGCGCGCGCGCTATGTCAG ATGTTTGACCGAAACATCCATGATGGTGAAACTGAAGAGAAGAACTGTGAGATGGAGGATGGTGATGGAGAAAAGAAGCCATGGACGTCACACATGTTCTGCAAGACACTCACAGCTTCGGATACAAGCACACATGGAGGGTTTTCTGTTCCTCGGCGGGCTGCTGAGGACTGCTTTCCACCATTG GACTACGAGCAGCTTAGGCCATCTCAGGAGCTTGTTGCCAAGGATTTACATGGCATGAAATGGAGGTTCCGACATATCTATAGAG GTCAACCACGTAGGCACCTTCTGACAACTGGATGGAGTTCATTTATCAATAAGAAGAAATTAGTCTCAGGGGATGCGGTCTTGTTTCTTAG AGGTAATGATGGCGAGCTAAGATTGGGTGTGAGGAGAGCAGTTCAACTGAAAAATGAAGCTCTTCTTGAAGCTGTCAGCAGTACTGATTCAAAGCTACGTACACTGTCTGCTGTGGCCAGTTCCTTGGAGAACAGAAGTATATTTCACATTTGTTTCAACCCAAG GACTGGTGCGTCAGAATTTATTGTGCCGTATTGCAAATTCTTGAAGAGCTTGAACTGTCCCTTGTCAATTGGAATGAGGTTTAAAGTTGGCTGCAAGAATGAAGATGCTAACCAGAG GTCTTGTGGATTGATCTCAGGTATTAACGAAGTTGATTCCATACGCTGGCCTGGATCAAAATGGAGATGTCTCCAG GTTAAATGGGATGGTGATACTAAGTGCAACCACCAGAATAGAGTATCTCCATGGGAGATTGAGAGAGTTGGCAGCTCAATTTCAGTTCCTCATTGTCTTTCATCATCTGTTTCAAAGCGAACAAAATTGTGCTTTCCTCAAGGTGATTTGGACGCTCCAATTCTAG ATGGAAATGGTCGTCCGGACTCCATGGAAACTGAATGTTTCCACTGGGTCTTGCAAGGTCAAGAATTGGTGCGCTCCAGGGCTCAAGGTGTTGCATGCTCTCATTCATCAGATACCCCCAAATGTCAAAGCTCTTATGAAAGGAGATTCTCCGCTGATGTGTGGAACTGCAAGATGAATGATGCAATGAGTGGGCTCCGGCACCGAAATGCCACTGGGTTTGCTTACCAGCCCCTTGTCTTCGGTGAATCTTTCAGATTCTCAGAGGTCTTGCAAGGTCAAGAAATGTCTCGGGCGGTTCCTTCCTTCCCTGGAGCTGCTTTCGGTGCTCGCGCACAGAATGGCAGAATTGGCTCGTTTGATTATGTGCAGAGATCAGCTGCAACTCAAGGATATCCCCTCCAGCAGTTTAATCCGCCAGCAACAGAAGCGCATTCACCCTCTTCTGTTCTTATGGTTAACCAAACCACGGCGCTACAGCCTGAGCTAGAAGGTATGGCCAACCTTGGAGAAGCAAATGGCAGCCGATACGCCCCCATCGCAACGCAGAGAGAAGCTGAAACCTGGCCGTCTGCGCAGCAGCAAAGGGCCAGGGAAAATGGAAGCGAGCTTTTCGACGCAACTGAAGCCTCAGCACCTGCTGCTGTTACTAAACCTGGATTAGCTGACAGGGGAGTTAGGCAAAGCAGCTGCAGGCTCTTCGGTTTCTCCTTGACCGACGAGATCCTGGGAGCCGAGGAAGATGGTGCGAAGGAGAACTACGAAGCGGCTCAGCAAACCCCCCGGGTTCTGGACCTGTTTGGACACGGCCAGTCTACACCCAGTGCTCTGCCTCTACATGCTCTCTGCGCCGCTCCCTTGGGAATTTGA
- the LOC112885710 gene encoding O-methyltransferase ZRP4-like isoform X2, with translation MALTMSTNQALLDAQLELWHNTFGYIKSMALKSALDLRIADAIHSHGGGATLPQIGAAVKLHPSKIPCLRRLMRVLAASGILSAQSPSGGAEPVYALTPVSRLLVGSQNLAPFTAMILDPAFVSPFLELGTWFQNELPEPCVFKHTHGRTLWEHASRDATFDALVNDSMVSDSHFIMDIAIKECPGAFQGISFLVDVGGGLGAAAQAISKAFPGVKCSVLDLDHVVAKAPSGTGVQYIAGDMFESVPPADAIFFKEDCVKILKNCKKAIPPREDGGKVIIIDIVVEDGSSNSKHTETQALFDLYMTLVNGMERDEQEWKSIFFQAGFSDYKISPVLGARSIIEVYP, from the exons ATGGCGCTCACCATGAGCACTAACCAAGCCCTGCTCGACGCTCAGCTCGAGCTCTGGCACAACACCTTCGGCTACATCAAGTCCATGGCGCTCAAATCCGCGCTGGACCTCCGCATTGCCGATGCCATCCAcagccatggcggcggcgccacCCTCCCGCAGATAGGCGCGGCGGTCAAGCTCCACCCATCCAAGATCCCCTGCTTGCGTCGCCTCATGCGCGTGCTCGCCGCCTCCGGCATCCTCAGCGCCCAGAGCCCGTCGGGCGGCGCCGAACCCGTGTACGCGCTGACGCCGGTGTCCCGCCTCCTCGTCGGCTCCCAGAACCTTGCTCCTTTCACCGCCATGATACTCGATCCAGCCTTCGTATCCCCGTTCCTTGAGCTCGGCACATGGTTCCAGAATGAGCTGCCGGAGCCGTGCGTCTTCAAGCACACGCACGGCCGGACCTTGTGGGAGCACGCCAGCCGTGACGCCACCTTCGACGCGCTCGTCAACGACTCGATGGTCTCGGACAGCCACTTCATCATGGACATCGCCATCAAGGAGTGCCCAGGTGCCTTCCAGGGGATAAGCTTCCTGGTGGACGTCGGCGGAGgcctcggcgcggcggcgcaggccATCTCGAAGGCGTTCCCTGGAGTGAAATGTAGCGTGCTGGATTTGGACCACGTCGTCGCCAAGGCTCCGAGTGGCACCGGCGTGCAGTACATCGCCGGCGACATGTTTGAGAGCGTCCCACCGGCGGATGCCATTTTCTTCAAG GAGGATTGTGTCAAGATACTGAAGAATTGCAAGAAAGCTATTCCACCAAGAGAGGATGGAGGGAAGGTGATAATCATAGATATCGTGGTCGAAGATGGATCATCAAACTCGAAGCACACAGAGACGCAGGCCTTGTTCGATCTATATATGACGCTTGTAAATGGCATGGAGCGAGATGAGCAAGAGTGGAAGAGCATCTTTTTCCAAGCTGGATTCAGCGACTACAAGATATCGCCGGTGTTAGGTGCTAGATCCATCATCGAGGTCTACCCGTAA
- the LOC112885710 gene encoding O-methyltransferase ZRP4-like isoform X1, producing the protein MALTMSTNQALLDAQLELWHNTFGYIKSMALKSALDLRIADAIHSHGGGATLPQIGAAVKLHPSKIPCLRRLMRVLAASGILSAQSPSGGAEPVYALTPVSRLLVGSQNLAPFTAMILDPAFVSPFLELGTWFQNELPEPCVFKHTHGRTLWEHASRDATFDALVNDSMVSDSHFIMDIAIKECPGAFQGISFLVDVGGGLGAAAQAISKAFPGVKCSVLDLDHVVAKAPSGTGVQYIAGDMFESVPPADAIFFKWVLHDWGKEDCVKILKNCKKAIPPREDGGKVIIIDIVVEDGSSNSKHTETQALFDLYMTLVNGMERDEQEWKSIFFQAGFSDYKISPVLGARSIIEVYP; encoded by the exons ATGGCGCTCACCATGAGCACTAACCAAGCCCTGCTCGACGCTCAGCTCGAGCTCTGGCACAACACCTTCGGCTACATCAAGTCCATGGCGCTCAAATCCGCGCTGGACCTCCGCATTGCCGATGCCATCCAcagccatggcggcggcgccacCCTCCCGCAGATAGGCGCGGCGGTCAAGCTCCACCCATCCAAGATCCCCTGCTTGCGTCGCCTCATGCGCGTGCTCGCCGCCTCCGGCATCCTCAGCGCCCAGAGCCCGTCGGGCGGCGCCGAACCCGTGTACGCGCTGACGCCGGTGTCCCGCCTCCTCGTCGGCTCCCAGAACCTTGCTCCTTTCACCGCCATGATACTCGATCCAGCCTTCGTATCCCCGTTCCTTGAGCTCGGCACATGGTTCCAGAATGAGCTGCCGGAGCCGTGCGTCTTCAAGCACACGCACGGCCGGACCTTGTGGGAGCACGCCAGCCGTGACGCCACCTTCGACGCGCTCGTCAACGACTCGATGGTCTCGGACAGCCACTTCATCATGGACATCGCCATCAAGGAGTGCCCAGGTGCCTTCCAGGGGATAAGCTTCCTGGTGGACGTCGGCGGAGgcctcggcgcggcggcgcaggccATCTCGAAGGCGTTCCCTGGAGTGAAATGTAGCGTGCTGGATTTGGACCACGTCGTCGCCAAGGCTCCGAGTGGCACCGGCGTGCAGTACATCGCCGGCGACATGTTTGAGAGCGTCCCACCGGCGGATGCCATTTTCTTCAAG TGGGTTTTGCATGACTGGGGTAAGGAGGATTGTGTCAAGATACTGAAGAATTGCAAGAAAGCTATTCCACCAAGAGAGGATGGAGGGAAGGTGATAATCATAGATATCGTGGTCGAAGATGGATCATCAAACTCGAAGCACACAGAGACGCAGGCCTTGTTCGATCTATATATGACGCTTGTAAATGGCATGGAGCGAGATGAGCAAGAGTGGAAGAGCATCTTTTTCCAAGCTGGATTCAGCGACTACAAGATATCGCCGGTGTTAGGTGCTAGATCCATCATCGAGGTCTACCCGTAA
- the LOC112885707 gene encoding auxin response factor 14-like isoform X4: MMEMFDRNIHDGETEEKNCEMEDGDGEKKPWTSHMFCKTLTASDTSTHGGFSVPRRAAEDCFPPLDYEQLRPSQELVAKDLHGMKWRFRHIYRGQPRRHLLTTGWSSFINKKKLVSGDAVLFLRGNDGELRLGVRRAVQLKNEALLEAVSSTDSKLRTLSAVASSLENRSIFHICFNPRTGASEFIVPYCKFLKSLNCPLSIGMRFKVGCKNEDANQRSCGLISGINEVDSIRWPGSKWRCLQVKWDGDTKCNHQNRVSPWEIERVGSSISVPHCLSSSVSKRTKLCFPQGDLDAPILDGNGRPDSMETECFHWVLQGQELVRSRAQGVACSHSSDTPKCQSSYERRFSADVWNCKMNDAMSGLRHRNATGFAYQPLVFGESFRFSEVLQGQEMSRAVPSFPGAAFGARAQNGRIGSFDYVQRSAATQGYPLQQFNPPATEAHSPSSVLMVNQTTALQPELEGMANLGEANGSRYAPIATQREAETWPSAQQQRARENGSELFDATEASAPAAVTKPGLADRGVRQSSCRLFGFSLTDEILGAEEDGAKENYEAAQQTPRVLDLFGHGQSTPSALPLHALCAAPLGI, from the exons ATGATGGAG ATGTTTGACCGAAACATCCATGATGGTGAAACTGAAGAGAAGAACTGTGAGATGGAGGATGGTGATGGAGAAAAGAAGCCATGGACGTCACACATGTTCTGCAAGACACTCACAGCTTCGGATACAAGCACACATGGAGGGTTTTCTGTTCCTCGGCGGGCTGCTGAGGACTGCTTTCCACCATTG GACTACGAGCAGCTTAGGCCATCTCAGGAGCTTGTTGCCAAGGATTTACATGGCATGAAATGGAGGTTCCGACATATCTATAGAG GTCAACCACGTAGGCACCTTCTGACAACTGGATGGAGTTCATTTATCAATAAGAAGAAATTAGTCTCAGGGGATGCGGTCTTGTTTCTTAG AGGTAATGATGGCGAGCTAAGATTGGGTGTGAGGAGAGCAGTTCAACTGAAAAATGAAGCTCTTCTTGAAGCTGTCAGCAGTACTGATTCAAAGCTACGTACACTGTCTGCTGTGGCCAGTTCCTTGGAGAACAGAAGTATATTTCACATTTGTTTCAACCCAAG GACTGGTGCGTCAGAATTTATTGTGCCGTATTGCAAATTCTTGAAGAGCTTGAACTGTCCCTTGTCAATTGGAATGAGGTTTAAAGTTGGCTGCAAGAATGAAGATGCTAACCAGAG GTCTTGTGGATTGATCTCAGGTATTAACGAAGTTGATTCCATACGCTGGCCTGGATCAAAATGGAGATGTCTCCAG GTTAAATGGGATGGTGATACTAAGTGCAACCACCAGAATAGAGTATCTCCATGGGAGATTGAGAGAGTTGGCAGCTCAATTTCAGTTCCTCATTGTCTTTCATCATCTGTTTCAAAGCGAACAAAATTGTGCTTTCCTCAAGGTGATTTGGACGCTCCAATTCTAG ATGGAAATGGTCGTCCGGACTCCATGGAAACTGAATGTTTCCACTGGGTCTTGCAAGGTCAAGAATTGGTGCGCTCCAGGGCTCAAGGTGTTGCATGCTCTCATTCATCAGATACCCCCAAATGTCAAAGCTCTTATGAAAGGAGATTCTCCGCTGATGTGTGGAACTGCAAGATGAATGATGCAATGAGTGGGCTCCGGCACCGAAATGCCACTGGGTTTGCTTACCAGCCCCTTGTCTTCGGTGAATCTTTCAGATTCTCAGAGGTCTTGCAAGGTCAAGAAATGTCTCGGGCGGTTCCTTCCTTCCCTGGAGCTGCTTTCGGTGCTCGCGCACAGAATGGCAGAATTGGCTCGTTTGATTATGTGCAGAGATCAGCTGCAACTCAAGGATATCCCCTCCAGCAGTTTAATCCGCCAGCAACAGAAGCGCATTCACCCTCTTCTGTTCTTATGGTTAACCAAACCACGGCGCTACAGCCTGAGCTAGAAGGTATGGCCAACCTTGGAGAAGCAAATGGCAGCCGATACGCCCCCATCGCAACGCAGAGAGAAGCTGAAACCTGGCCGTCTGCGCAGCAGCAAAGGGCCAGGGAAAATGGAAGCGAGCTTTTCGACGCAACTGAAGCCTCAGCACCTGCTGCTGTTACTAAACCTGGATTAGCTGACAGGGGAGTTAGGCAAAGCAGCTGCAGGCTCTTCGGTTTCTCCTTGACCGACGAGATCCTGGGAGCCGAGGAAGATGGTGCGAAGGAGAACTACGAAGCGGCTCAGCAAACCCCCCGGGTTCTGGACCTGTTTGGACACGGCCAGTCTACACCCAGTGCTCTGCCTCTACATGCTCTCTGCGCCGCTCCCTTGGGAATTTGA
- the LOC112885707 gene encoding auxin response factor 14-like isoform X2 — MSYETMFCARALCQADAATDEVYARLALVAEGKMFDRNIHDGETEEKNCEMEDGDGEKKPWTSHMFCKTLTASDTSTHGGFSVPRRAAEDCFPPLDYEQLRPSQELVAKDLHGMKWRFRHIYRGQPRRHLLTTGWSSFINKKKLVSGDAVLFLRGNDGELRLGVRRAVQLKNEALLEAVSSTDSKLRTLSAVASSLENRSIFHICFNPRTGASEFIVPYCKFLKSLNCPLSIGMRFKVGCKNEDANQRSCGLISGINEVDSIRWPGSKWRCLQVKWDGDTKCNHQNRVSPWEIERVGSSISVPHCLSSSVSKRTKLCFPQGDLDAPILDGNGRPDSMETECFHWVLQGQELVRSRAQGVACSHSSDTPKCQSSYERRFSADVWNCKMNDAMSGLRHRNATGFAYQPLVFGESFRFSEVLQGQEMSRAVPSFPGAAFGARAQNGRIGSFDYVQRSAATQGYPLQQFNPPATEAHSPSSVLMVNQTTALQPELEGMANLGEANGSRYAPIATQREAETWPSAQQQRARENGSELFDATEASAPAAVTKPGLADRGVRQSSCRLFGFSLTDEILGAEEDGAKENYEAAQQTPRVLDLFGHGQSTPSALPLHALCAAPLGI, encoded by the exons ATGAGCTACGAGACGATGTTTTGTGCGCGCGCGCTATGTCAG GCGGATGCGGCGACGGATGAGGTGTACGCGCGGCTCGCGCTGGTGGCGGAGGGCAAG ATGTTTGACCGAAACATCCATGATGGTGAAACTGAAGAGAAGAACTGTGAGATGGAGGATGGTGATGGAGAAAAGAAGCCATGGACGTCACACATGTTCTGCAAGACACTCACAGCTTCGGATACAAGCACACATGGAGGGTTTTCTGTTCCTCGGCGGGCTGCTGAGGACTGCTTTCCACCATTG GACTACGAGCAGCTTAGGCCATCTCAGGAGCTTGTTGCCAAGGATTTACATGGCATGAAATGGAGGTTCCGACATATCTATAGAG GTCAACCACGTAGGCACCTTCTGACAACTGGATGGAGTTCATTTATCAATAAGAAGAAATTAGTCTCAGGGGATGCGGTCTTGTTTCTTAG AGGTAATGATGGCGAGCTAAGATTGGGTGTGAGGAGAGCAGTTCAACTGAAAAATGAAGCTCTTCTTGAAGCTGTCAGCAGTACTGATTCAAAGCTACGTACACTGTCTGCTGTGGCCAGTTCCTTGGAGAACAGAAGTATATTTCACATTTGTTTCAACCCAAG GACTGGTGCGTCAGAATTTATTGTGCCGTATTGCAAATTCTTGAAGAGCTTGAACTGTCCCTTGTCAATTGGAATGAGGTTTAAAGTTGGCTGCAAGAATGAAGATGCTAACCAGAG GTCTTGTGGATTGATCTCAGGTATTAACGAAGTTGATTCCATACGCTGGCCTGGATCAAAATGGAGATGTCTCCAG GTTAAATGGGATGGTGATACTAAGTGCAACCACCAGAATAGAGTATCTCCATGGGAGATTGAGAGAGTTGGCAGCTCAATTTCAGTTCCTCATTGTCTTTCATCATCTGTTTCAAAGCGAACAAAATTGTGCTTTCCTCAAGGTGATTTGGACGCTCCAATTCTAG ATGGAAATGGTCGTCCGGACTCCATGGAAACTGAATGTTTCCACTGGGTCTTGCAAGGTCAAGAATTGGTGCGCTCCAGGGCTCAAGGTGTTGCATGCTCTCATTCATCAGATACCCCCAAATGTCAAAGCTCTTATGAAAGGAGATTCTCCGCTGATGTGTGGAACTGCAAGATGAATGATGCAATGAGTGGGCTCCGGCACCGAAATGCCACTGGGTTTGCTTACCAGCCCCTTGTCTTCGGTGAATCTTTCAGATTCTCAGAGGTCTTGCAAGGTCAAGAAATGTCTCGGGCGGTTCCTTCCTTCCCTGGAGCTGCTTTCGGTGCTCGCGCACAGAATGGCAGAATTGGCTCGTTTGATTATGTGCAGAGATCAGCTGCAACTCAAGGATATCCCCTCCAGCAGTTTAATCCGCCAGCAACAGAAGCGCATTCACCCTCTTCTGTTCTTATGGTTAACCAAACCACGGCGCTACAGCCTGAGCTAGAAGGTATGGCCAACCTTGGAGAAGCAAATGGCAGCCGATACGCCCCCATCGCAACGCAGAGAGAAGCTGAAACCTGGCCGTCTGCGCAGCAGCAAAGGGCCAGGGAAAATGGAAGCGAGCTTTTCGACGCAACTGAAGCCTCAGCACCTGCTGCTGTTACTAAACCTGGATTAGCTGACAGGGGAGTTAGGCAAAGCAGCTGCAGGCTCTTCGGTTTCTCCTTGACCGACGAGATCCTGGGAGCCGAGGAAGATGGTGCGAAGGAGAACTACGAAGCGGCTCAGCAAACCCCCCGGGTTCTGGACCTGTTTGGACACGGCCAGTCTACACCCAGTGCTCTGCCTCTACATGCTCTCTGCGCCGCTCCCTTGGGAATTTGA
- the LOC112885707 gene encoding auxin response factor 14-like isoform X1, translating to MGIDLNAVEDDKPAGAVCGELWHACAGAGLVLPRRGSAVVYLPQAHLAGDGDGGEVPAGAAVRVPPHVVCRVVDVELRADAATDEVYARLALVAEGKMFDRNIHDGETEEKNCEMEDGDGEKKPWTSHMFCKTLTASDTSTHGGFSVPRRAAEDCFPPLDYEQLRPSQELVAKDLHGMKWRFRHIYRGQPRRHLLTTGWSSFINKKKLVSGDAVLFLRGNDGELRLGVRRAVQLKNEALLEAVSSTDSKLRTLSAVASSLENRSIFHICFNPRTGASEFIVPYCKFLKSLNCPLSIGMRFKVGCKNEDANQRSCGLISGINEVDSIRWPGSKWRCLQVKWDGDTKCNHQNRVSPWEIERVGSSISVPHCLSSSVSKRTKLCFPQGDLDAPILDGNGRPDSMETECFHWVLQGQELVRSRAQGVACSHSSDTPKCQSSYERRFSADVWNCKMNDAMSGLRHRNATGFAYQPLVFGESFRFSEVLQGQEMSRAVPSFPGAAFGARAQNGRIGSFDYVQRSAATQGYPLQQFNPPATEAHSPSSVLMVNQTTALQPELEGMANLGEANGSRYAPIATQREAETWPSAQQQRARENGSELFDATEASAPAAVTKPGLADRGVRQSSCRLFGFSLTDEILGAEEDGAKENYEAAQQTPRVLDLFGHGQSTPSALPLHALCAAPLGI from the exons ATGGGGATCGATCTCAACGCCGTGGAGGACGACAAGCCGGCGGGGGCGGTGTGCGGGGAGCTGTGGCACGCGTGCGCGGGAGCGGGGTTGGTGCTGCCGCGGCGGGGCAGCGCCGTCGTGTACCTGCCGCAGGCGCACCTCgcgggcgacggcgacggcggggaGGTGCCGGCCGGTGCCGCGGTGCGCGTGCCGCCGCACGTGGTGTGCCGTGTCGTCGACGTCGAGCTACGC GCGGATGCGGCGACGGATGAGGTGTACGCGCGGCTCGCGCTGGTGGCGGAGGGCAAG ATGTTTGACCGAAACATCCATGATGGTGAAACTGAAGAGAAGAACTGTGAGATGGAGGATGGTGATGGAGAAAAGAAGCCATGGACGTCACACATGTTCTGCAAGACACTCACAGCTTCGGATACAAGCACACATGGAGGGTTTTCTGTTCCTCGGCGGGCTGCTGAGGACTGCTTTCCACCATTG GACTACGAGCAGCTTAGGCCATCTCAGGAGCTTGTTGCCAAGGATTTACATGGCATGAAATGGAGGTTCCGACATATCTATAGAG GTCAACCACGTAGGCACCTTCTGACAACTGGATGGAGTTCATTTATCAATAAGAAGAAATTAGTCTCAGGGGATGCGGTCTTGTTTCTTAG AGGTAATGATGGCGAGCTAAGATTGGGTGTGAGGAGAGCAGTTCAACTGAAAAATGAAGCTCTTCTTGAAGCTGTCAGCAGTACTGATTCAAAGCTACGTACACTGTCTGCTGTGGCCAGTTCCTTGGAGAACAGAAGTATATTTCACATTTGTTTCAACCCAAG GACTGGTGCGTCAGAATTTATTGTGCCGTATTGCAAATTCTTGAAGAGCTTGAACTGTCCCTTGTCAATTGGAATGAGGTTTAAAGTTGGCTGCAAGAATGAAGATGCTAACCAGAG GTCTTGTGGATTGATCTCAGGTATTAACGAAGTTGATTCCATACGCTGGCCTGGATCAAAATGGAGATGTCTCCAG GTTAAATGGGATGGTGATACTAAGTGCAACCACCAGAATAGAGTATCTCCATGGGAGATTGAGAGAGTTGGCAGCTCAATTTCAGTTCCTCATTGTCTTTCATCATCTGTTTCAAAGCGAACAAAATTGTGCTTTCCTCAAGGTGATTTGGACGCTCCAATTCTAG ATGGAAATGGTCGTCCGGACTCCATGGAAACTGAATGTTTCCACTGGGTCTTGCAAGGTCAAGAATTGGTGCGCTCCAGGGCTCAAGGTGTTGCATGCTCTCATTCATCAGATACCCCCAAATGTCAAAGCTCTTATGAAAGGAGATTCTCCGCTGATGTGTGGAACTGCAAGATGAATGATGCAATGAGTGGGCTCCGGCACCGAAATGCCACTGGGTTTGCTTACCAGCCCCTTGTCTTCGGTGAATCTTTCAGATTCTCAGAGGTCTTGCAAGGTCAAGAAATGTCTCGGGCGGTTCCTTCCTTCCCTGGAGCTGCTTTCGGTGCTCGCGCACAGAATGGCAGAATTGGCTCGTTTGATTATGTGCAGAGATCAGCTGCAACTCAAGGATATCCCCTCCAGCAGTTTAATCCGCCAGCAACAGAAGCGCATTCACCCTCTTCTGTTCTTATGGTTAACCAAACCACGGCGCTACAGCCTGAGCTAGAAGGTATGGCCAACCTTGGAGAAGCAAATGGCAGCCGATACGCCCCCATCGCAACGCAGAGAGAAGCTGAAACCTGGCCGTCTGCGCAGCAGCAAAGGGCCAGGGAAAATGGAAGCGAGCTTTTCGACGCAACTGAAGCCTCAGCACCTGCTGCTGTTACTAAACCTGGATTAGCTGACAGGGGAGTTAGGCAAAGCAGCTGCAGGCTCTTCGGTTTCTCCTTGACCGACGAGATCCTGGGAGCCGAGGAAGATGGTGCGAAGGAGAACTACGAAGCGGCTCAGCAAACCCCCCGGGTTCTGGACCTGTTTGGACACGGCCAGTCTACACCCAGTGCTCTGCCTCTACATGCTCTCTGCGCCGCTCCCTTGGGAATTTGA
- the LOC112886013 gene encoding glycine-rich RNA-binding protein 4, mitochondrial-like, whose translation MAAFNKLGSLLRHSALTAGAPTSSSPALFNAARLMSTKLFVGGLSWGTNDQSLREAFGSFGEVTEARVITDRETGRSRGFGFVNFSNSDDAKEAVTKMDGQELEGRSVRVNFANERPAGNRGGGGYGGGGYGGGGYGGGGYGGGNQSYGSGGGQDAF comes from the exons ATGGCGGCCTTCAACAAGCTCGGCAGCCTTCTAAGGCACAGCGCTCTGACAGCTGGTGCCCCCACCAGCTCGTCTCCTGCATTGTTCAATGCTGCTCGGCTTATGTCCACCAAGCTTTTCGTTGGTG GTCTTTCCTGGGGTACCAATGACCAGTCCTTGAGAGAAGCATTTGGCAGCTTCGGAGAGGTTACTGAAG CACGGGTGATCACAGACAGGGAGACTGGAAGGTCAAGAGGCTTTGGCTTTGTGAACTTCAGCAATAGTGATGATGCCAAGGAGGCTGTGACTAAAATGGACGGTCAG GAACTAGAAGGACGCAGTGTCCGTGTGAACTTTGCTAATGAAAGGCCTGCTGGGAaccgtggtggtggtggctaTGGTGGTGGCGGCTATGGAGGCGGCGGCTATGGTGGTGGCGGCTATGGTGGTGGCAACCAAAGCTATGGTTCTGGAGGGGGCCAGGATGCCTTCTAA